The Notolabrus celidotus isolate fNotCel1 chromosome 6, fNotCel1.pri, whole genome shotgun sequence nucleotide sequence CCATCAGCAAGGGCTGATATATTCcaatttacatgtttgaaaaggagtaggaagaagtaaAAACGTATCTTATCCTAccactttattcactattttatGGCGCTATATGAATGCATTCTCAAAAAACAATTCTTCATAACTTATGGTCATATTTACACATACAATTAAAGCAAACCCCTTGTGATTATCAACGCTTTTCTTCCTCCCTGTACCTGATGAAAATAATTTCTTTATACTTATTCTTGAACTTGATTATGTTTTGGCAtggctgtagctccatattgagtctATTACACaatttcactcacacacagattgaaatacaaaaacttaaaACTAATAATTTCACCTGAATTCTATTTTATCTTCCACTTGTTTCTGTATGAAGTGAGAATATCTGAGCTGATCTCAGTCTCTGCCTGTGTTGCTGAAATCTTATCGTATCAGTGTTAAAGTTTCAGAGTTGCTCTGTGTAAAGGAAACAATAATAGTTTATCAGAGGTTGAAATCAATATATCAATGTTTGAATTCATATTATAATACTAATGTCCTGTAGCCTTTGTTTGTGTACTTCCTGGTTTATAAATCAGGTGCATATGAATGTGAGGACACCTGATCTCAGTCCTCATGTCGTTTTACTGAAGTCAGGCATGGTTCAGGGTGTTTTGACTTCAGCTCATCCTCTATTAAAGCTAAGAGTGATGCATAATTAAGGGCgctgctgatttgactgacaggtaggGGTGTTGTTCGTGTTAGCCGGTTGGTTAGGCTATCtcttcaactccacctctttgtctgtttcctgTTCCTCGATTAGCAGGAAGTTAGTTGGATTTCCAATTTGACAAACTTTGGGCTTCACTATGTCTCTTCAAAAACCAccgggtgacgtcactgagactatgaCCACACAAAGTTGTTAACCTGATAAACATGATATACACATTAAGAAtggaagaaataaaaatgagctCTTGGAGGGTTATAGAGGAATGTCAGTGAATCATGTAAAGTTGATCACAGCGGTGACGTTGTAAATAACTGTTATGTGACAGTTTGAACTCAGAGGTGGAGCAGCAGACTTCCCCCGATCATtactctccctctgtgtctccatgcactctctccctctttcactctttctctccattGATCTGCAGTGAAGGATGGTGACTCAGATTCCTCAGCATGGAGACCTCTGTGTGCTCTCTAACACATTTATCTTCAGATTATCACTGTGTTCACACACTCTGAAGGGCTGTCTCTGTCACCATACACCTGCTCTGGTCTTAATTACTGTGTTTGTACAGCTTTGAGATGAGTCGTGTAGACAATACCTGGAAACTGGTACCTGGAAATCCAGCTCTTTCGGAGCAGATGCATCGTGTTTTTGTAAGACTTTCCAGAAATTCATTTAAAATCACGTAATTCACAACGTCAGGAGTAGGAGCATAAATATTTCCTTTCCTGGATGCTTATTTCCGAAGCTGATAATATCTGTACTCCTCTGAGTCTCATTTGAGTCCTGGTCTGAAGCTCTGCAGGCCTCAAACTGTTCCAGAAACTTTAACGGACGTCATGGCAGAAGGCGAGCGAAGCCGATCACCACAGATCAGTGTCTATTGTAAGAGGGATCAATCACGGCGTATCAATAGAATCTATAGACTGCTATTGTATGCTGTGTCCAGAGTATGACCCTGGTCCTGGCCACCCTGAGAaactgaggtcaaaggtcacacacAGACTGCGAGAGGGACGTGGCTACATAgatctctgtctccatctttacATCAGTTCATCTGAACGCGGATCTGCGTGAGGAGCAGCGAGAGGTTTCCGCAAGAATATAACAGTTtgaattttgttgttgtttgtttgtttgtttaaacacATAAATGAGTAACATGTCAACAAAGGTTTTGTATTCCTCCAGcctgcagcagagaaacaggctgtaatggcttcAACATCTCCTTTAAAATGTGAGGCAttcaaaataaagtattttcagaCACTGATCAAACATTTAAGTTTTGACCAGATTTCACCTCTGTTTCTGTCAGACTCATCACATACTCACGCACGTTAAGGGGGACGTTTTAAGTCCCATCTTGTATTTACTACAGCTAAAATGATTGTGAGTGAGCAGTGCATCATGAGTTGTGAATCACAGTCACAAATTAAAGAGTTAAATCTATGAAAATAAGACGGCCCAAattcaaacaataaaatgttatttatatagcgccaactCACAAGAAAAGTTATCCCAagactttacaaacagagcaggtctctatactatattattaacaaagacccaacatcaagacaggataagatccagtcccatcttacagacaggactcagtctgatctcttcttaatccaccatgagcagagcacttcgcagcattaagcaagttacagtggaaagGACATTTCCAGATGATTCTGAATATAACATCACTCAAACTGAGTCCACACAGGCCAGAGGAATTTTGTCTATAACCTCTCTGTCTGAAGCTacactgtctctgtttttcatcattATCTCAGAGCTCAAAGtctgtttggctgttttcaaaacagcctgctacatactacctactaatgtagtaggcagtaggtaggCTACTGCCGACTACacactgcgtttgaatttagtatgtagtgtgactgttctgttggatctgtgttgcagtgcgCTGGGCCGCAGACGTCACTGattttccggtttcggaaagcggaagtaaacaacggccaagctgatagataaactgcttctttggcatcatttatgattttaaaagttaggaagtggtttgtatggaatttaataattttcacagcacttaAAAAACTTAGTTCGCCcggtcaaaaaagaagaaaaaagaagaaaaaagaagaaaaaagaaaaagaggaacaagcgctgtgcattgtgggaagcaGTATGCGAGGTAGACTGGTCAGATGCATACTGTTAAATTTTCCCAAATTAGTAGACACCTAGATTTGGCATACTGattttgttcacatactacttactacatactgaattttggccaaatctgtacgtactgctagtatagtaggcagtgtcgaaaacagcctgtttcTCCAACCACGGTCTGATGTAATGCCTGCTCTGCCTCAGTCTAATTCTTGTCACCTGTGGCAGCATGGATCTAAAATCCCATTGAGTGTAGTACCATAGTCCACCACAAAGGAAATCAAAAAGTAGACGGTTAGATTTCAACTTTTGTGCATTCTAATTCAAACCTGCTTCAAAAGTTAGTTCAAGTACTTTCCTTcccaaaacatttcaacaaaatatttaaaagcataataaatgtgtgttttgtgactAGTTACCTATCCTGCTTCCATAAAAAGTGGCAGCCATTTTGAAAAAGGCAGAACTCTTTGTGAATAATACCCTGACAAATGAGAGCTCATTGGAGGGGCCAGGGTGTCCTCACAACAGGTTTCAGTGAGAAAGACCTCAGAAGAAGATGATTTTcaaccacaaacagctgttaaatcaCTCTCTACACACACCATACATTTAACATAAACAGTATCACCTCTCAGGACACAGGAGTTTCTGGTCTACCTCAGCCTAACTCAGTCAGCTGGTCAGTTCGTGTAGTTGTGATGATTGGGTGGGACAATATATCACAATTGTAAAACCCAATGTTTCGTCGGTTTTCTGatagactctctctctctctctctctctctctctctctctctctctctctctccctctctctctctctctcgctctccccctctcccccccccatctatctatctatctctctctctctctctctctctctctctctctctctctctctctctctctccctctctctctccccctctcactGTGTGCGCGCGTGTAAAGTTTAATAAGCTCAGCTCTCACACCGGAAACGCACcacttttaaattaaaagcaCTAGTAAGAACAGAATCAGTTTTACTCAAAacagcaacaataaacatgaGAAACTTTGATAGACAGTTCAAAGCCAGACTAAACTGTCTCATGCTTATGTCAGACTCACTGATATTTTTCACTATATGATAATACTCAATAATAAGAGTGGAAAACACATGGGACTAAAGTCTCATAAAACAGCTCACTTTAATGTGACTTCCACATGATGTCTTTTGTGCTAAGTGTTGGTTTTAAATGTTCATACAGTTATCTTTCTATGAAGAAAATGCTGACAAAgacacagaaagacaaactAATGTCACCCACAGGCATCTTATGGGCTGAGCAAGCAATttagatataaataaagaataaaatattgTAAACTCTCTGACTGTTTTCATTGTATCTTCTTcagtatttgttgtgttttgttcgtttgttttttttacaaagtttaTTTTGGTATGTAAGTGTTTTTACATGATGTGTCTTCATTCTGAGACCATTGACTTTTAAATCAGGGCTCAAATTGAAAAGGTTAGTGTACAACCCAAATCATTTCCATGAATGACCGTATGAAAAAGGgtctttgaaaaatatatatatggtcaaaaaagagaaataaaattgTATTCATCTCAGTACTTTGTCTGTAGTTTGTGTGGACAAACAAGGGATGTTCGTGTATTttataacacaaaaaaacactgctgcagaACTTAGTGGACCAATAATGTGGCCAAGGCAACTCTTTAACTATTGTTAACATACAAATCCTCTTTTTAATTCTATATGTTCCCTCTTTGTCACCTCACTCATAGTGACTAATTTCGAGACCACCTTTTAGGATGAAACTTCTGCATTGGAAGGCACAAGCATTTTAATATGTGATGTCAGCTGTAAGGCAAAGGAATGTATatctatatttaaaaaatggtacCCAAGCTGTTTCTGAGAAGGTATTCTATGAGAAACAAATCAGATTCTGAATGCACGTTGTGTAAAATAACACCCATCTTCTGATTTCAGAAAGGTGCTTTGAAAACCCAGTTGAACTAGCTTACTACTTTGACTTTGTCAGACAGAGAAAGTATCCTATCTCCTCTTAATAATgcttccttttatttttaattcaagcTTATTGTAATAGGCTTTGATTGACTTGATTTAATGAAGCATATTGATGTGATATAGATGGatttatggtttattttgaagtgtttgaCCGGATATAGTATACTGCTCTCTCATAGGTTGACGGGTGAGAGATATAAAGGACAGCAGCGCTGCTCTGATAGTGAAGACTTCTCACTCTGCCGGTGCTGAGACCATTGACACACAACACTGATCGGTGTGTGAAACAAAAGAAACTTGTGTTAAACCCGGGCAGAGAAGAAACAAGCTAACCCTCCGACACCACGGAGAGAAACGGGACTTAATAAGTCAGACTCTAACAAACTTTCATCCAggtaaaaataaagtagaagACGTGTTTTCTTCATGATGTTGAGCGGATAATGAACATTGATTGTGAGCTACTTCAGAGCTTACAGAGCTGCACGCTGAGACCACAGACTGCTTCAGAGCACAGAGGTAAATGGACGCGCAGCTGCTGTGCTGTGAGGGGGACAGGCCTGTTATCCGGAGGGCCTACCGGGACTCCAACCTGTTGACTGACCGGGTCCTGCAGGCCCTGCTGCGGGCTGAGGACAAGTACCTCCCCGCTCCGAACTACTTCAAATGCGTCCAGAAAGAGATAGTCCCGTACATGAGGAGGATAGTGGCCACCTGGATGCTGGAGGTGAGTTTAAACAACCAGAATACGGACAAACTCACTTGAACAAAGCTCATCAGTCAATCTGAAAACTTTAGTATGAAGTTTGTGGTGTTATTAAAAGACATTTATGAATTCAGCATGCATAACTTAACAAAATGTGTgaacaaacacagatttaataaacacaccagacagcTCTGCGGCACGCTCCTCTTTCAGTAAGATAGAAAAATAGATAATGGAAAGGATCAGTGTTATAGATGTGTAAGAAATGTATGCCGAATGAAACTTCAATTCCTCAAAACTAAGTACCGCAAATAAAagtttaatataatataaagcTGTTTATACACACGCTGCATCTTATCTTCTTAGTGAGTTTTTCAATGGGGTTTGATACTAAGTTGTGTAACTTGCAGGCGTAAGTATCTTATACATAAAGGAGGATAAACATGAGCGTGATTCGGGTTTGTAATGTATATTTAATTACTATTTGAAGTCAACATTGTGAAACCGAAGCTGCCATGTTTAAAATCTCTGTTTTAAGTGGTTTATTTTGTGAAACATCTTAAGTGCTTCAACAAAAGCTGATCGCCTTATTTTCTCTACATAAAAGTAATATTTTCGCTACATTCTTGGTTAACTTTAACATTGTGTGTAAGCATGAAAAAGAGAGCGTTACATACTTTTTATGAGTTTCAAAGACTCgggaacattttaaatatttttgtaaaAGTTGGGAGCCACCAGGCTGCAGACCACGCGCTGCCTTTGTGTTGGAGGCTCGTGAGGAGCTGGATAAGTTTTACTGAGGCTCCACATCCTCTGCAATTAACATGATTCAGCTTTACAGCCctctacacactcacacagacaacaACTGGATACTGCAGTCTTGTTGTAGTCTTCTTGAAAGAATGATGATTGTCATGTAATAATACATCAATACAACTTATTTATGAGGGCAGCATTTTTCATCCTGCTTAAACACTTTTAAGGTTCTTTAGGTTCAGACAGGTTCTTTAAGAAGgactcaaacaaaagaaaaacaggtcaTTATGCAGATATTTGGGATTTTCTCTCAGTGATATAAAACTGACAAGAAGCTACTGATTCTCTCATTAGTGAAACAAAAACTAACCTGATTTGATTTTCCTTATATCTTTTAGAATAAGGctatatatttgttatttttctgcCTAAAAATACAATTATGCAGGGAATTTGgtattttgggggttttgatGTCCAAACATAGTCATGTTTggtttatttaaataaagtgtattataAAAACAGCAGACAGCTGATCACCAGTAATGATTTATACTCTAATATCTGTGATATTAACTGATAATCTATCTTTTGCTATATCTGTCCTACATCCCTGAATCGACAAAGGTTGTGAAAATAAGATTCCCTGAAAATGACACTgacttttgaaatgtgttgcatgCTTTATGTGCCTTTTTAAAGTGCATGAAATAATCAGAGAGGTGTGCAGGTAACATCAGTGCGAAAAGGAGATCTGAACTCAAagcttttttatgctttgtaaaaAGTGGACACGACAAACAGAtgactaaaataaatgaaaataaacttcaGGTCCTCTGTGAGTATAGAAGAGATATAAACACAAGACCTATCAACAATTACAATATTTAACCCTTGCCTGTTTGCAGCCTTTTCAAAGTGTAACATTAAACAATATAAAACTCAAAGAGCAGCTCCAGTACTTTATGAGATCTTTATGGTTAAACATTGATTAATAGGGGTGTTGTTGTCGTGGTTCTCTGTGCAGGTTTGTGAGGAGCAGAAGTGTGAGGAAGACGTCTTCCCCCTGGCTATGAACTACGTGGACCGCTTCCTGTCAGTAGAACCAACAAGGAAGACACACCTGCAGTTACTTGGAGCTGCCTGCATGTTCCTGGCTTCAAAGCTGAAGGAGACAATCCCCCTGACTGCAGAGAAACTCTGCATCTACACCGACAACTCCGTCACTCCCTCACAGCTGCTGGTAGGTCATCAGCAGAGGACAGAGATTTAGTAAACACAGGCTGTGCTAGTTTATCTTACCGTGGAGAACACAGGTTACCACTGGCTTTGTCTGATCAGTGGTGTGTTGCACAAATAATATGTTGGATTCAGACTACCAAAGTGACTTGACAtcacaaacaaactaaagatTTAGGCAGAGGTATATTTACTTGAGTTACTGTTTATAAGTGGAGTCTGGTAGCTTTGAAGAGAGCGATCTAACAGCTGATTCTGGGAGGATATATACATATTTCTTGAGATTATATTTTGGACCTTTGATGCCTTCATTCAGAGGACATGAGATGCAAAATTAAGCCACCAAGGATAAGGATAAGAAAGGTACTTTAATtgttattaatccccagggggggaattcaatttttttcactcatgctatttttggacatgctacacatacaatttttttggtatatacatacaaatgcacacacttgcagtgaacatgcttagggagagatttcagagtgaggatactgccgtcaaccagcgcacccaagAATAAggataaaaaatattcaaagtcaCCTTTACTGGGGGACACTTGAATCTTTAAGTCTAGTTAGATGAAGGATTTTGGATTGATGGATGCCTCCTCATAGTTTTAGAGATGAAGCCCTTTCCCATCGATCGTCTCTGAAGGCCACTTTATGACTAAGTATCTAAAAAAGTGGCTGAATTATCACAAAGTTCACTCGTACTCCCCTGAGCAGAGGACCTGATGGTCCTAATGACCCCTGATCAATTTTTCTCAGAGCCACCTTAAAGCCAAAGATCCCTTCATGCAGACAGAAACATTCCTCCCTGTGTTAGTTAATCCGTTCATCTGTCTGTGAGTCAATCTTGAACCTGGCCGTCTGTCCTCTCACAGCAGATGGAGCTGATGGTCTTGAACAAGCTGAAGTGGGACCTGGCCTCTGTTACCCCTCTGGACTTCATTGACCACTTCCTGTCTCAGCTGGCGGTCAGGAGGGAGAACAGACCGCTCCTCAGGAAGCACGCGCAGACGTTTGTGGCGCTCTGTGCTACAGGTATTCAACACTTTACCATTATCTCTCTTTGTATTCAAAATGATTTACAGCCACACCTCAAAGCAGGTTGACAACAACTGGTGTGATAAGGCGAAATGATCTGCTCAGTTATTGCTCAAATAAAGATCAATGTTAGATTTAATACATGGATGAACAACACACATTCAGTCCAACTCGAGGcatgatgtgttgttttttattgttggttGGCTCAGGAGTTTTACCTTACTTCATCCACTAGATGAACTTTAGAAACATTTGTcagtaaaatatgaaatgtgtgtCTTCTATTGCTCTGTTGGTGTATTTGTATATCTTTGCTCTGAACAGTTGTAGCTCTCCTCATGTTCAGGGTTTTAACTCTTCATGTCCAGTGTCGCTCATTTTAAACCTCCCCTGAGTTGAACCTCAGATCGTTCTTTAAGACCTAGCTGCTCATTCCTGGAAGAAGACTTCTAGCATAACATTTAGTTCGTTAACTTTGTGATCTTCAGACTCAGAAGAGAAAATATCACCTTCATATAGACTTCTCAGAGTTTAAAATCCTCTGTGCAGAGTCTGATTCTTTCAAGAGGTCTCGTAGATCATGTCTGGCCTCTCACTGCGACCTCTGTTTAGGGTTTTCTTGGGTTCTGATAAAtctcttttatttatgtatttttgtcATTATGTGTTATTTAAGAGGCTCCATCTCACCATGACTTTGTGTTTCGGTCCTGTGCAGACGTGAAGTTCATAGCGAGTCCTCCATCCATGGTGGCAGCTGGCAGTATGGTGGCAGCAGTGGAGGGTCTGCAGATGAGGATGGTTGGAAACACCTCCATCTGTGAGAAACTGACGGAGCAGCTGGCTCAGACCATCAGGAGCGACCCGGTGAGTCCACCTATCAGTCACATGGTCACTGTGCTACACCTGACCTGTGTGAGCATCACACTGATGATCTCTCCCTCCTCAGGATTGTCTCAGAGCATGTCAGGAGCAGATCGAGTCTCTGCTGGAGACCAGCCTCAGACAGGCGCAACAACAACACTCTGTCACCATGGAAACTAAGAACAGCAGCGAGGGGCAGGACCTCTCAGCGACGCCTACAGACGTCAGAGACATCAACATCTGACGAAGAAGGAGACTCCTGACATTAAAttttacacactcacacctggCTTTGtttcacgtgtgtgtgtttgatgagcTCTGCAGGACTGACTGTGTCAGAGCTGTTTACATGATGTCCACGATGAACTGTGCAGGGACCAGAAGACAAGCTGATTGGACGGAGACACGTCCAGGACAAGCTTAAGACTGAGAAGCAGCTGACTGTGGGGAgcagctgaaacagaaacatgtttacgtGCAGCTTTACCTCTGAGAACGCACACCCAGGTGTGTTCAGACCTGAATCTGTCAAACCCTGAAGGACAACATTGACACACTGATATGTTTTAATATCTGAAACTCACAcctgttgttattttgatgcaGAGTGTCCACAGTCTCTGGAAACACAGTTTGACAAGTTTATTGATCGGGTGTTGATTCTTGCTGATTTAACGCTGAATTCATGATTCAAGGATCGTTTGATTCTTCATGCTCACTTAACATCACTGATGTTAGGTTTGCTTACCTGTCTCCAGGCCTGTTTTTATTCGAaggttaaaacaacaaatatacaGAGCTCATGAAGTCCTGTAGAGGGGATCAATTttaacttgtgtgcacaagacaGAAACACTCACTTCTGGCTCCTACACCCTGTTTATTCTAACAACAGAAGGATATAAGGTTTGTCACAGTTATCTTTGTGGTAGTAATGAGATGCTAGAACACAGGAAGCAATAATCGAGCTAACTGTGGGATAGGGTTGTGACATCATGGAGATTAATGTTGTAGCTATGATCTAGCTAGTAAAGCAAAACTTTGTGAACCAAAATGACTCCACAGAAAATCTATATCATTGCTTAGGGGTCCCGTATTAAATTAAAAGGTTCTCTCAAACATCACTCATCAATAAATCACTCTCTCACCAAGAAGAATGGACTTGATCTAACAGAGCAGAGCTTAttacaaaatatcaacacaacatgaggcACATCCCCCAACTatgccagcagagggcgcttaTGGCACACATCAAATATCCGtctcattttaaccacacaatCAAAGATAACGACGGGTAAATAGTGACAGATGATGGAGTCAGTTCacctgctgcattcacacagGTTAATAAAATGTGCACACAAGATCAAAGTCATCACCTCACGGGACTTCAGGGGCTCAGAGAAAATACCAACAGGTTACTTTATGaattttaaaactcaaaaactttttttactGAACTTCTGAGATTTCAGAGTTAAAGTGAATTTATTATGAGTGTTTCAACATGGTCAGTAACGTGTCTTTCCAGACAGATGTGAATGCATAGTTTACAGTGGTGTTTCTCACAGAGGGGTCTCTATAACTCTATCAGTGGGTGACAGAATGACAGACAGTGACTGACTGGACATGAGTTTTATGAACTTTATGTCATAAAAGACTTTAGAGCTTAAATCATAGCAGACAGGGGACAGTGGGATGCACTGACCGACATCTGTGGGAGACttaagtgatatttttgggGACCTTGATGTGGACACATCTGAGAAtttgagaaaatgaaaatgaacattATTTTCAGAACACCCCCTGCTTTCTGTGTGAGGTTTCAAACTAGGAGCAAAACTTCACAGGTGGGTGTAGTGTAATTTTTTCACCACTAGATAGAGTCACTTCACAGGGATACAGCAGCCACCAAACATTAAGGATTGTcagaagagaaaacagacatttagcTTCAATTTTGTCTGATGGAGAGCAGTAAAAGTGGCCATTGATGGATACTTTAAATGAAAATCACTTCTGATTTCAtattctgtgtttgtctctggaTTTTATGCTATTTAAAAGTATGGAAGTGTGAAAAGACTAAAGAAACTGAAGCTGAATTTATCATCCTAACTTAAATGACATTTCTTTGTTACGTCCATCCACTTTCATGTCATCTGGAGATTTTGTCCTCAGACAGTTGGAAACCACACGGACAGGAAGGCCTTCTTCGGACCCATTCCCCAGTGAGACAggtcctgcagctctgctttgctctgatatttattttttctacgTGTTCAGGGAGTTTACAGATGGAGGTTGTGCTGCTCTGTGTGCATGACTGTACAATGGTTCTGATGGGTcttaagaaaagaggagaagaataGATTGTTCACTGTGGTATGATATTTTTTAACAGAAGCTTGTACAAGGTTcatgatgtgtctgtgtttgaatgaaCAGTGAGGATCAATTAAAGGAAGACTGTCTGATAAAACTTTTATAGGTTTTTGAGATTTTTACATCTTCTTCAGTTCAGTTTTATGCACATAACCATGTCCTTGATGTTGAACAGGCTAAAACTGTCGGCCTCTGTTCTGATAATTGCCTCTAATTACTTCATCTGCACCTTTCAAAACTACACTGTaaatttaaatactacacactgtacctttaaatactacacactgtacctttaaatactacacactgtacctttaaatactacacactgtacctttaaataccacacactgtacctttaaatactacacactgtacatctaaatactgcacactgtacctttaaatactaccaACTACCTCTGAATACTGCAtactatacctttaaataccacacacagtacctttaaatactacacactgtacctctaaatactacacactgtaaatactacacactgtacctttaaatacaacacactgtacctttaaatactgaacactgtacctttaaatactacacactatactgtcaaatactacacactatactgtcaaatactacacattgtacctCTAAATACTGCTCActgtaaatactacacactgtacctttaaatactgcacactgtacccttaagtactgcacactgtacctttaaatactacacactgtaactttaagtactacacaatgtacctctaaatactgcacactgtacctttaaatactatacactttacccttaaatactacacactataccgttaaatactacacactgtacctttaaatactgaacactgtacctttaaatactacacactatactgtcaaatactacacactatactgtcaaatactacacattgtacctCTAAATACTGCTCActgtaaatactacacactgtacctttaaatactgcacactgtacccttaagtactgcacactgtacctttaaatactacacactgtaactttaagtactacacaatgtacctctaaatactgcacactgtacctttaaatactatacactttacccttaaatactacacactataccgttaaatactacacattgtacctctaaatactgcacactgtacctttaaatactgcacactgtacctttaagtactgcacactgtacttttaaatactacacactgtacccttaaataacaaacactgtacctttaaataatacacactgtacctctaaatactacacactgtacctttaaatattgcacaccgtacctttaaatacttcacactttacctttaaatgcACGAGCGCCAGTCTCAACCCGGGAACTCGAGGTTCTGCAGGGAGCAGAGTCCATGTCTTCCTGAGGGAGTGTGGATAGACTGTGATGGTTCAAACCGGTCTAATTAATAACCTCAGTTAAAAAACTTTATAAGATCAAAAATGACGTCATCATATATGAACTGAAtctagaccatagactgtataaaatatggacgtagtatccgtgacgtcacccatctgtttatgaagggctgttttgagaccaatcgtcagcggcagccatattgcttctgtcaagccagtgtgacgtaaagaggtggcgtttgagtctcttagccaacagctgcagtgttcccgcaggcagctgtgcctctcattggaagacttgtaatctcaatatct carries:
- the LOC117813818 gene encoding G1/S-specific cyclin-D1-like; translation: MDAQLLCCEGDRPVIRRAYRDSNLLTDRVLQALLRAEDKYLPAPNYFKCVQKEIVPYMRRIVATWMLEVCEEQKCEEDVFPLAMNYVDRFLSVEPTRKTHLQLLGAACMFLASKLKETIPLTAEKLCIYTDNSVTPSQLLQMELMVLNKLKWDLASVTPLDFIDHFLSQLAVRRENRPLLRKHAQTFVALCATDVKFIASPPSMVAAGSMVAAVEGLQMRMVGNTSICEKLTEQLAQTIRSDPDCLRACQEQIESLLETSLRQAQQQHSVTMETKNSSEGQDLSATPTDVRDINI